The DNA segment CCTGGCTCATAACTAAAAACTCAGTGCCTTTTGTCCAAATTCAAtgttctatacattttttaaaattaaatgaatgaattaatgaaatctTTGATTAATCTGATCTTTAAGGGAAAATGTGTGctgtaagaagaaaagaaggaaaaaaaagacaaaaatgaaacactttaGACAAAGACCAATATAGGATGataaaaggtagagaagaggggcacgtgggtggctcagttggttaagtgactgactcctgattttggttcagatcatgatctcatggtttgtgggtttgaaccctgtgtcagtctccacactgacagtgtggagcctgcttaggattctgtctctccttctctctctgcccctcctctgccctctctctctctctctctctctttctcaaaataaataaataaacttaaaaaaaaaaaaggtagagaagaaTTAATCAGCATCAGAGAAAAGGATAAATTTTGGAAGGTCTTAACTCCAGCCTCTTGCCCAGGGCTCAGTGCCCCTGTGAACTTCTAAACCCAAGACTCTGTGGGGGCAGAGTCGCCTACTCAATTCTGCTGGTCCTGGCTGCTGGCACTCAGAGTGATCTCGGCATATACCCAGAGGCTCCCAGGGAAAAATCACTCATAAGATTGTGACCATGTCCAGAAGATATTCTAATCTGATTTTGAAACCTCGTTCCCTCTGTGAATTTAGATCTTAATTACCATGCAACCATTCATTGTTCTATTACTACAATTGCTCGGTTCACCCTTGGTCATGAGTTATTAAATGAAGTGTGTGGAGGCATTTTTTGCCCCTTAGGGTATTATTATTCAAAGAAGagttgattttcttattttttctttgtaattaaaaaaaattttttaatgtttatttttgagatgagtatgagcaggggaggggcagagagagggagaaacagaatctgaagcagggtccgggctctgagctgtcagcacggagcctgacatgggcttggacccacaaaccatgagatcatgacctgagctgaagttggacgctcaaccaagccacccaggtgccccatagttgATTTTCAACATAAACACTAGTGACAACAAGCTTCAAGAGGAAAATATCCTGTCCAAGCACAGAAGGACTTCTCGTCTGATAAACTGAGCTTAAGATTCTTAAGGCCCAGCTGATTCTTTCAGGTCGTATCAGCAAAGATATGCTGCTGTGCCCAGATCGCGTCTTcctgctctccccactccctgccccgcCTGTGCTCACGTAGACACACAGTGGCTGCGGGATTTCAGGAGACTCCTCAGGCTCTGTAGGGCCTCTGGCAGCCCAGCGCCAGTGAGGGCACTGCAGGCCCGAAGCTCCCAGCTGCGGTCCTGGAACCTCTCCAGGCCCAACCTCTCTCGGATCTCCAGCAGTGGCAGGGCATCTGGCGCCTCCTGCTTGTTGGCCAGCACCAAGAAAGGGACACTGGCCATGTGTGGGTTGTCCAGGACTTCCATGAGCTCAGCCACTGCCTCGGGTAAGCGGGCTTCATCGGTGCTATCCAGCACATACACGAGGACATCCGTGCCTTCCAGGTGGTCCTTCCAGCTGGCCCGGAGCTGGGTCTGCCCCCCCACATCCCAGAGAGTCAGAGACACGTGCCCCGGTGCTTCCAGAGGCTCCACGTTGAAACCAACAGTGGGCAGGGTCTCCACCATCTGGTGGCCCTTCAGTTTGTACAGGAGCGTGGTCTTGCCTGCTGAGTCGAGGCCTATCATCACCACCTGGGCCTCTGCCTTGTGATCTCGGGAATTCACAGAACCCATGGTGGCCACTGCTAACCCCTAGGGGAGAAAGGCCAGGTGCGCACATAAGCCAGTCTTTTCTGAGGGAACACACATGCATCCAGGCAAATGGAAGAAGAAGCTCTACTCCAAAAGTAGGAAGTGTTTATACAAGGTCAGGTTTCAAACACAGGCCTGGGCTCTGAAAGGGCCAGGAAGTAAGGGCATATGAGTCACCATGAGCTGACCTATCtcgggaaggtggggagggagctgaGTCAGAGAAGAGGGTAGGGCCCCTGGAAGACTCCGAATGCGGGCTCACTTTCCTTGGTAGTTAAAGCAAAGAGGCAAAAGGAAGTTCTAGTTAGACATAACCTAGTTCAATAGAAATGACCAAAAGATGGCTTCAGCTCTTGCTCGTCTGTGGCTTCCAGACTCTACTTCCCTCCTATAAGCCTAAACCCTGAAACGGAAGCTAGCTTGAGTTCAGTGCACGCAGTGAAGAGTCCAATCGGCTCATACAAGCTTCTGCCTCTGGAACTCTCCTCAGGACCAGCACCGTGCCCGGTAAACAGTGGCTATTTATAAATACTGTCGCCTGGGGACAAATTTACAAGTTGGGGCAAAGTGGTTTCCTCCATTGCCTCATCAAGGTAAATTACCTCTAGAGCACGACTCACGTTCCTCAAGAATCCGTTTCTAAAACCAAGACCTGTTCCCGACTTAGGGGAAACCTGGCTGGGACAGGGGAAGGGACATCTGTCCCCCAGGGGTATATTCGGGCTGCCCCTTCAGGAAAATGAGACAGGTTCTGTTCCTTCCTtatgccggggtggggggtggggggtacgaGGAAAATGAAAGTTACCTCTGTTACTAGACTGTGGCTGAAAAAGCTCCTCCTCTGTGGCCGTCTGCCCGCATCCAGCTGCAGCTGCTCTGTCCTCGTCCTGTTGTGTCCCGAGAGTGAGATGTGAAGGAAATGCAGTGACCGTTGCTGGTTCTCCTTTCCCACTTCCTTTCCCAGGTGGTCGGGGGCGGGGCAGGCTCATCAGCCCCTCCCTTAGTCCCCCCTGGACTCCCCTGGCGGTCCTGGTGGGGACGTGCCACAGAGATGTCCCCAGTTCCTCAGCTCTTGATAGAGCAAACTCTAACACCAACCCCATTTCTTAGCTCAGAACACATGCCTTGATGTTTTTTTCTGGAgcctggagggtttttttgtttgtttgtttttttaccatttatttatttttgagagagagacagagacagagcacgagtgcgggaggggcagagagagagggagacacagaatccaaagcaggctccaggctctgaactgtcagcacagagccccatgcggggctggaactcgagAACAGCcagatcatgaactgagcggaagtcagagacttaaccgactgagccacccaggcgcccctggaaaacataatttttaaaacattggccAATCAGAAGCCATTGATTCTTTCTGTAACTCTCTAATTTGCATCTGCAGTTGCAGTGCTCTGGCTCTTGTAACAGGTAGCATTTGTGCTTTCTGCCTTCCCACGCGTTTCATTAAAAAGTCAAGAAGCAAATTAGGAGCTATGActctcccattttacaaataaagaacaaGGCTCAGAGTAAATGATTTACTTGAGATCTTGCTGGGATTTATTCATCTCTTCGTCTTTCATGGTGCCTGCTACCCACTGAGAAAGTGCTTTGCAAAGAGCAAACATCCTGTTGTAATTGTAGGGTATTTTAACAGGAGGAAGTGGTTAGGAAAAGTCAGAAACACGGAGTGTATTATGTACACCACTGTGTTATTTGTTATCGACGTCACTGTTGTTTAgttctttggggtgcctgtggcTGTAGGCTATAGTCACTTTGCATTCAGCCTGGGCAAGTGGAAATTCATAGCCAAGGATCAGGGTGGGGGTCAGCAgatagaaaattactaagaggtTCTGGGGAGATTCTGGCTAAGCTgacctaacaggattcttgctgaagtcATGTCACCTGACCAGACATCACCTGGGCGTGGCATGAGGAACCCGATCAGATATTGAGGGGATTAGATATTGAGGGCAGGGTGTTCTGGTGAACACTTAGGAGGGTTGTTGCTAAAACTATTTTACAAGGAAATGTAAAGATGGGCCGAGAAGAAGTTTCAGAAGCCTGACTGAAGTTTGGTCAAGTAAAGAATCTTTGTCGTTATGCCAAAGCAGGCTCAAAGCATTAAAGACCTGTGTGAAAGAAGGCTTGTTTGTCTTATCGTGGTGGAGGGTGATTAGATCAAGCTGAGACTTAGTCCTGTCCAGCTGATGAATCCTTGGGGAACCTGCCAGGATTTGATTTGCAGGAGGATTGGAATGGGCAGATGATAAGGACACAGGGGCTAAGGTTAAGGTGTGCCTGGGGCTTGGGAGCAAAGGGAGCAACATTGCCTTCACTCTGACCCCAGTTCCTTCTGTGTggtcctggggagggaggagaggtggaCAGAAGCTTAAGAAGCCATTGATTTGCGAAGAAAGGTTGGACTAGGTACTGTTAGGTTTCCTTCAGCTCAAATATCTTATGGatacaatggaattttttttaagtttatttatttattttgagagagagaacaagctgggggggggggggggcgggcagaggacccaaagcagctCTGTGCtacagtagagagcccgatgtgggcttgaattcacaaactgagatcatgacctgagccgaagtcggtcacttaactgactgagccacctaggcgccccagtataATGGAATTTTTATTGAGCAGCTATAAGCAAAGCTCTGTATAGTCTATCACatgagtgaaaaaaacaaaaacaaaaaacttttcaaaGTGCAACTGCATGGTATATGAATGGGAGAAATCAGCATCACTCTTGTATATGAAGACTAGGGCACCATATATCAGAATTAGATATAGGATACATTGCAGACTCTTAAACtgtctttattttgcattttgagtTGTACTTAGAATTATTATCACTTTTAGTGGCCTGTGAGTGTTTTACATTTACAGCACAACTTATCTCCCCTTTCTGCCATTCCTAGTTTCCATTTTATTGGTGACACCATCTCTTTATAACCAAATGAGGAACCTGGCAAAGTTGGAGGGaatttctgtgcctctctctctgctctgtctccctcccaacAGAAACAGTATCTTGAcagtcaatctctctctctctaaaaacaaaacaaaacaaaaacaaaaaaataggaaaaggaaatagcAGTGGGTGATCTACTTTCTGAAATAGTGAGTGCGAGAAAGATCTAAAggatgtggggagcctgggtggctcagttggttaagcatctgacatcagtcatgatctcgtggcttgtgggtttgagctctgcatcgggctctgtgctaacggtgtggagcctgcttgggattctctctcttcctctctctctgaccctctccctctcatgctctctctcaaaataaataaacttaaaaaaaaagtctaaagggTGTTAGACTTGCACTGAAGCAGCTTCAACTTCTGCTTCTACGTATTTGCAGGAAATTTCCTGACactaaaagggaaaacaaaacaaaacagtg comes from the Prionailurus bengalensis isolate Pbe53 chromosome A1, Fcat_Pben_1.1_paternal_pri, whole genome shotgun sequence genome and includes:
- the ARL11 gene encoding ADP-ribosylation factor-like protein 11, producing the protein MGSVNSRDHKAEAQVVMIGLDSAGKTTLLYKLKGHQMVETLPTVGFNVEPLEAPGHVSLTLWDVGGQTQLRASWKDHLEGTDVLVYVLDSTDEARLPEAVAELMEVLDNPHMASVPFLVLANKQEAPDALPLLEIRERLGLERFQDRSWELRACSALTGAGLPEALQSLRSLLKSRSHCVST